The Streptomyces sp. Je 1-332 genome has a window encoding:
- a CDS encoding 5-formyltetrahydrofolate cyclo-ligase, with protein MKENGPNQPPGQPTKRTLRGEFLAVRSRLTRDDAQKAAAVLADRALELPELSGARTVAAYVSVGSEPGTRALLDVLHARGTRVLLPVLLADNDLDWAAYEGEGSLTRVQHPGKIALLEPSGARLGPDAVLAADAVLLPGLAVDTHGMRLGRGGGSYDRVLDRLVRAGADPALVVLLYDTEVVAHVPREPHDKPVHAVVTPSGVRRFR; from the coding sequence ATGAAAGAAAACGGCCCGAACCAGCCGCCCGGCCAGCCAACCAAGCGCACGTTGCGCGGAGAATTCCTCGCGGTGAGAAGCCGGTTGACTAGGGATGACGCGCAGAAGGCCGCCGCGGTTCTCGCCGACCGCGCATTGGAGCTTCCGGAGCTCTCCGGAGCGCGCACGGTCGCGGCGTACGTCTCCGTGGGGAGCGAACCGGGGACGCGCGCCCTCCTTGACGTCCTCCACGCGCGCGGGACGCGGGTCCTGCTCCCGGTGCTCCTCGCGGACAACGACCTGGACTGGGCGGCCTACGAGGGGGAGGGCTCGCTCACCCGCGTGCAACACCCGGGCAAGATCGCACTCTTGGAGCCCTCGGGGGCGCGACTCGGGCCCGACGCCGTCCTGGCGGCGGACGCCGTGCTGCTGCCGGGCCTGGCCGTGGACACGCACGGGATGCGCCTCGGGCGCGGCGGCGGGTCGTACGACAGGGTGCTCGACCGGCTGGTGCGGGCCGGGGCGGATCCGGCCCTGGTGGTGCTCCTGTACGACACGGAAGTCGTCGCGCACGTCCCCAGGGAGCCGCACGACAAGCCGGTGCACGCCGTCGTCACGCCGTCGGGAGTACGCCGCTTCCGCTGA
- the mscL gene encoding large conductance mechanosensitive channel protein MscL — protein MSEKNEPGLWDGFKAFLMRGNVVDLAVAVVIGAAFTNIVNSVVQGVINPLVGAFGTKDLDHYSSCLKAPCSMKADGTVESGIPIMWGSVLSATLSFLITAAVVYFLMVLPMAKYLARQAARKAEKEGTQEVMEISELEVLKEIRDALVAQRGSGHDER, from the coding sequence GTGAGCGAGAAGAACGAACCGGGTCTCTGGGACGGCTTCAAGGCCTTCCTGATGCGCGGCAATGTCGTCGACCTGGCGGTCGCGGTGGTCATCGGAGCCGCGTTCACGAACATCGTGAACTCCGTGGTGCAAGGTGTCATCAACCCGTTGGTCGGCGCCTTCGGTACGAAGGATCTCGATCACTACAGCTCGTGCCTCAAGGCCCCGTGCAGCATGAAGGCCGACGGCACGGTGGAGAGCGGCATCCCGATCATGTGGGGTTCCGTGCTCAGCGCGACCCTCAGCTTTCTGATCACCGCGGCCGTCGTCTACTTCCTGATGGTCCTGCCCATGGCCAAGTACCTGGCGCGGCAGGCCGCGCGGAAGGCCGAAAAGGAGGGCACGCAGGAGGTCATGGAGATCTCGGAGCTGGAGGTCCTCAAGGAGATCCGCGACGCCTTGGTGGCGCAACGCGGCTCTGGGCACGACGAGCGGTAG
- a CDS encoding FmdB family zinc ribbon protein yields MPTYQYQCTECGEGLEAVQKFTDDALTVCPSCDGRLKKVFSAVGIVFKGSGFYRNDSRGSSSSSTPSTANASKSSDSKDSKSSDSKDSKSSDSKSAAGTSSSSSSSSGSDSKSSSSSAGSSSSSSSSAA; encoded by the coding sequence GTGCCGACGTACCAGTACCAGTGCACCGAATGCGGCGAGGGCCTCGAGGCGGTGCAGAAGTTCACGGATGACGCTTTGACCGTGTGCCCCAGCTGCGACGGACGCCTCAAGAAGGTGTTCTCGGCCGTCGGCATCGTCTTCAAGGGCTCCGGCTTCTACCGCAACGACAGCCGCGGCTCGTCGTCGAGCAGCACGCCGTCGACGGCGAACGCGTCGAAGTCCTCGGACTCCAAGGACTCGAAGTCGTCGGACTCCAAGGACTCGAAGTCGTCGGACTCCAAGTCCGCCGCGGGCACCTCGTCCTCGTCGTCGAGTTCCTCGGGCTCGGACTCGAAGTCCTCGAGTTCGTCGGCCGGGTCTTCCAGCTCCTCCAGCTCGTCGGCCGCCTGA
- a CDS encoding penicillin acylase family protein: MPSNTTASSGHKSGKKKGRRARLLVIVLVLAIVAGIGYGAYWSVSTVRASFPQTKGTIKLDGLAGPVDVKRDGNGIPQIYAESDADLFMAQGFVQAQDRFWEMDVRRHMTSGRLSEMFGKGQVKTDEFLRTLGWHRVAQKEYDSKLSPATKKYLQAYSKGVNAYLKDKSGKDISLEYAALGFTNDYEPQEWTPVDSVAWLKAMAWDLRGNMQDEIDRSLMTSRLGPSQIKDLYPEYPYARNKPIVQEGTYNSATKEYDGKGSSTGSQSQTGGAAGTGLAGNTQAPDGLQSQLSGLSDVLDKVPDAGLGPNGNGIGSNSWVVSGDHTISGKPLLANDPHLSPQLPSVWYQMGLHCRSVSKDCQYDVSGYTFAGMPGVVIGHNQDIAWGMTNLGADVTDLYLEKFEGDGYSYDNKVLPFKTRVETIKVAGGKSKKITVRETGNGPLLSDRDDELVKVGKKATVDSAAPDRGDGYGVSLRWTALQPGRSMDAVFELNKAKDFSDFRKAASSFEVPSQNLIYADTKGHIGYQAPGRIPVRGKGDGALPAPGWDSDYRWTGYIPQSALPYEYDPKRGYIVTANQAVIDSEKSDYPYKLTADWGYGARSQRITDLIQSKIKNGGKVSTEDMRTMQMDNSSEIAKLLVPKLLKIDVKDSYVREAQKLLEGWDYTQDADSAAAAYFNSVWRNILKLSIGNKLPKELRVKGQCLNVEPAGNTGPADEAEPVRECGQRDAESAQPDGGDRYYEVIRSILDDEDNDWWKSPRTRTDAETKTRDQLFGRAMEDARWDLTAKLGKDVDTWSWGRLHRLTLKNQTLGVEGPGWLQFMLNRGPFKLGGGEAAVNATGWNAAGGYGVQWVPSMRMVVNLDDLDKSKWINLTGASGHAYSAHYTDQTSKWVKGELLPWSFSKDAVKKSTNDSLVLRP, translated from the coding sequence ATGCCCTCGAATACCACCGCCTCTTCCGGTCATAAGTCCGGCAAGAAGAAGGGGCGCCGAGCCCGCCTCCTCGTGATCGTCCTGGTCCTGGCCATCGTGGCGGGCATCGGCTACGGGGCGTACTGGAGCGTCAGTACGGTGCGTGCCTCCTTCCCGCAGACCAAGGGGACGATCAAGCTCGACGGCCTCGCCGGTCCCGTGGACGTGAAGCGCGACGGCAACGGCATCCCGCAGATCTACGCCGAGTCCGACGCCGACCTCTTCATGGCCCAGGGCTTCGTCCAGGCGCAGGACCGCTTCTGGGAGATGGACGTCCGCCGCCATATGACCTCCGGTCGCCTCTCCGAGATGTTCGGCAAGGGCCAAGTAAAGACCGATGAGTTCCTGCGGACGCTCGGTTGGCACCGCGTGGCGCAGAAGGAGTACGACTCCAAGCTCTCGCCCGCGACGAAGAAGTACCTCCAGGCGTACTCCAAGGGAGTCAACGCCTACCTGAAGGACAAGAGCGGCAAGGACATCTCCCTGGAGTACGCCGCCCTCGGCTTCACCAACGACTACGAGCCCCAGGAGTGGACCCCCGTCGACTCCGTGGCGTGGCTCAAGGCCATGGCCTGGGACCTGCGCGGCAACATGCAGGACGAGATCGACCGCTCCCTGATGACGAGCCGCCTGGGCCCGTCCCAGATCAAGGACCTGTACCCGGAGTACCCGTACGCCCGGAACAAGCCCATCGTCCAGGAGGGCACGTACAACAGCGCCACCAAGGAGTACGACGGCAAGGGCAGCAGCACGGGCAGCCAGTCGCAGACGGGCGGCGCGGCGGGCACGGGCCTCGCGGGCAACACCCAGGCCCCCGACGGCCTCCAGTCCCAGCTGTCGGGCCTCTCCGACGTCCTGGACAAGGTCCCGGACGCGGGTCTCGGCCCGAACGGCAACGGCATCGGCTCCAACTCCTGGGTGGTCTCCGGCGACCACACGATCTCCGGGAAGCCACTGCTCGCCAACGACCCGCACCTGTCACCCCAGCTGCCGTCCGTCTGGTACCAGATGGGCCTGCACTGCCGGTCGGTCTCCAAGGACTGCCAGTACGACGTCTCCGGCTACACCTTCGCGGGTATGCCGGGCGTGGTGATCGGCCACAACCAGGACATCGCCTGGGGCATGACGAACCTCGGCGCCGACGTCACCGACCTCTACCTCGAGAAGTTCGAGGGCGACGGCTACTCGTACGACAACAAGGTGCTGCCCTTCAAGACGCGCGTGGAGACCATCAAGGTCGCCGGTGGCAAGTCCAAGAAGATCACCGTGCGGGAGACCGGCAACGGCCCCCTGTTGTCCGACCGGGACGACGAACTGGTGAAGGTCGGCAAGAAGGCCACCGTCGACAGCGCGGCCCCCGACCGGGGCGACGGCTACGGCGTCTCGCTGCGCTGGACCGCGCTGCAGCCGGGCAGGTCGATGGACGCCGTCTTCGAGCTCAACAAGGCGAAGGACTTCTCCGACTTCCGCAAGGCGGCGTCTTCTTTTGAAGTGCCCTCGCAGAACCTGATCTACGCGGACACCAAGGGCCACATCGGCTACCAGGCACCGGGCAGGATCCCGGTCCGCGGCAAGGGCGACGGCGCGCTCCCGGCGCCCGGCTGGGACTCCGACTACCGCTGGACCGGCTACATCCCGCAGTCCGCGCTGCCCTACGAGTACGACCCGAAGCGCGGCTACATCGTGACCGCCAACCAGGCCGTCATCGACAGCGAGAAGTCGGACTACCCGTACAAGCTCACGGCGGACTGGGGCTACGGGGCGCGCAGCCAGCGCATCACCGACCTGATCCAGTCGAAGATCAAGAACGGTGGGAAGGTCTCCACCGAGGACATGCGCACCATGCAGATGGACAACAGCAGCGAGATCGCCAAGCTGCTGGTGCCCAAGCTGCTCAAGATCGACGTCAAGGACAGCTACGTCCGTGAGGCGCAGAAGCTCCTCGAGGGCTGGGATTACACCCAGGACGCCGACTCGGCGGCAGCCGCGTACTTCAACTCGGTGTGGCGCAACATCCTCAAGCTCTCCATCGGCAACAAGCTGCCCAAGGAGCTGCGGGTCAAGGGCCAGTGCCTGAACGTCGAGCCGGCCGGGAACACCGGTCCCGCCGACGAGGCCGAGCCGGTGCGCGAGTGCGGCCAGCGCGACGCGGAATCCGCGCAGCCCGACGGCGGCGACCGCTACTACGAAGTGATCCGGTCGATCCTCGACGACGAGGACAACGACTGGTGGAAGTCGCCCAGGACCCGCACGGACGCCGAGACCAAGACCCGCGACCAGCTGTTCGGCCGGGCCATGGAGGACGCGCGCTGGGACCTGACGGCCAAGCTCGGCAAGGACGTCGACACCTGGAGCTGGGGCCGCCTGCACCGGCTGACCCTGAAGAACCAGACCCTGGGCGTCGAAGGCCCCGGCTGGCTCCAGTTCATGCTCAACCGCGGCCCGTTCAAGCTGGGCGGCGGCGAGGCGGCGGTCAACGCCACCGGCTGGAACGCGGCGGGCGGCTACGGCGTGCAGTGGGTGCCGTCGATGCGCATGGTGGTGAACCTCGACGACCTCGACAAGTCGAAGTGGATCAACCTCACCGGTGCTTCCGGGCACGCCTACAGCGCGCACTACACCGACCAGACCAGCAAGTGGGTCAAGGGCGAGCTGCTGCCGTGGTCCTTCTCGAAGGACGCCGTGAAGAAGAGCACGAACGACAGCCTGGTGCTGCGGCCCTGA
- a CDS encoding potassium/proton antiporter, whose translation MTVHDLNQLLLICSLVLLVAVAAVRISSRSGLPSLLLYLGIGIAIGQDGIGNVTFNNAELTQVIGYAALVVILAEGGLGTKWKEIRPALPAAAVLSLAGIAVSVGVTAAGAHYLVGLEWRQALIIGAVVSSTDAAAVFSVLRKVPLPSRVTGILEAESGFNDAPVVILVVAFSMAGPVEHWYVLVGEIALELAIGAAIGIAVGWLGAYGLRHVALPASGLYPIAVMAIAVAAYAAGAMAHGSGFLAVYLASMVLGNARLPHWPATRGFAEGVGWIAQIGMFVLLGLLVTPHDLLDDMWPAIIIGLILTVVARPLGVVASLLPFRMPWQEKALMCWAGLRGAVPIILATIPMVNGVDDSERIFNIVFVLVVVYTLIQGPTLPWLARKLRLGDSSGAADLGIESAPLERLRGHLLSVAIPKGSRMHGVEVGELRMPAGAAVTLVVRDGESFVPQPTTVLQRGDELLVVATDPVRDAAEKRLRAVGQGGKLAGWLGTAGQDAEERGNHR comes from the coding sequence CTGACTGTCCACGACCTCAACCAGCTTCTGCTCATCTGCTCGCTCGTCCTGCTCGTCGCGGTCGCGGCGGTCCGCATCTCGTCGCGCAGTGGGCTCCCCAGCCTGCTTCTCTACCTCGGCATCGGCATTGCCATCGGCCAGGACGGCATCGGCAACGTCACCTTCAACAATGCCGAGTTGACGCAGGTCATCGGCTATGCGGCGCTCGTCGTGATCCTGGCCGAGGGCGGTCTCGGCACGAAGTGGAAAGAGATCAGACCCGCCCTGCCCGCAGCCGCCGTCCTGTCGCTCGCCGGCATCGCGGTCAGCGTCGGCGTGACGGCCGCCGGTGCCCACTACCTGGTCGGCCTGGAGTGGCGGCAGGCGCTCATCATCGGCGCGGTGGTCTCCTCGACGGACGCGGCTGCGGTCTTCTCCGTGCTGCGGAAGGTGCCGCTGCCCTCCCGCGTGACGGGCATCCTGGAAGCGGAGTCGGGGTTCAACGACGCCCCTGTGGTGATCCTGGTCGTGGCCTTCTCCATGGCGGGCCCCGTGGAGCACTGGTACGTCCTCGTCGGCGAGATCGCCCTGGAGCTCGCGATCGGCGCCGCGATCGGCATCGCGGTGGGCTGGCTCGGCGCCTACGGCCTGCGGCACGTGGCGCTGCCCGCCTCGGGCCTCTACCCCATCGCCGTGATGGCCATCGCGGTCGCCGCCTACGCGGCGGGAGCCATGGCGCACGGCAGTGGATTCCTCGCCGTCTACCTCGCCTCGATGGTCCTCGGCAACGCGCGGCTGCCGCACTGGCCCGCCACCCGGGGCTTCGCCGAAGGCGTCGGCTGGATCGCGCAGATCGGCATGTTCGTCCTGCTCGGGCTCCTGGTCACCCCGCACGACCTGCTCGACGACATGTGGCCCGCGATCATCATCGGCCTGATCCTGACCGTCGTGGCACGCCCCCTGGGGGTCGTCGCGAGCCTGCTGCCGTTCCGCATGCCCTGGCAGGAGAAGGCCCTGATGTGCTGGGCCGGCCTGCGCGGGGCCGTGCCCATCATCCTGGCCACGATCCCGATGGTGAACGGCGTCGACGACAGCGAGCGGATCTTCAACATCGTCTTTGTCCTGGTCGTCGTCTACACCCTCATCCAGGGCCCCACGCTGCCGTGGCTGGCCAGGAAGCTGCGCTTGGGCGACTCTTCCGGCGCCGCCGACCTGGGCATCGAATCGGCGCCCCTGGAGCGGCTTCGCGGGCACCTGCTCTCGGTGGCGATCCCGAAGGGGTCGCGGATGCACGGCGTCGAGGTGGGCGAACTGCGGATGCCGGCGGGGGCGGCGGTCACGCTCGTCGTACGCGACGGCGAATCATTCGTGCCGCAGCCCACGACCGTCCTGCAGCGCGGGGACGAGCTCCTGGTGGTCGCGACCGACCCGGTGCGGGACGCGGCGGAGAAGCGGCTGCGAGCGGTCGGACAAGGCGGAAAACTGGCCGGATGGCTGGGAACCGCTGGTCAGGACGCTGAAGAGCGGGGAAATCACAGGTGA
- a CDS encoding MFS transporter, with protein MASTVTSRPGYGQLLRTRGAWTFLLPGFAARQPFAMLTISIVLLVQHTTGSYGVAGAVSAVTGVSMAVFAPFGGKLADRFGQRAVLVPGVLIHTLSVLSLTVLALSDAPLWALFLAAVPTGASQPQISPMVRARWGVKLQDTPLAGTAAAFESVTDELTFVLGPLFATALCTTIDPAAGLFTEAGLTLVGGLLFAAQKSTQPKPASREEHARVEHVSALRIPGVRVLIVTFLGIGAVFGGMQVSLAAFTESIGEPGLNGVLYGTFAAGNMLSGLVCGAIVWKIAPQRRLLVGYAALTLMASGLWAAHSVALLAGLGLLVGVCIAPALITGYTLVDRLVAPSGRTEAFTWLTGAVALGQAAAVTVAGQLEDHFWDGAGFLVPLGGTALALAVLVSLRSRLVPRSVGRTVARGVGHREPVTVD; from the coding sequence GTGGCATCCACGGTCACCTCCCGCCCCGGATACGGACAGCTGCTGCGCACCCGCGGCGCCTGGACGTTTCTCCTGCCCGGCTTCGCGGCGCGCCAGCCCTTCGCGATGCTGACCATCTCCATCGTGCTGCTCGTGCAGCACACCACCGGCTCGTACGGCGTCGCCGGCGCCGTGTCGGCCGTCACCGGTGTCTCCATGGCGGTGTTCGCCCCCTTCGGCGGCAAGCTCGCCGACCGGTTCGGCCAGCGGGCCGTCCTGGTGCCCGGCGTACTCATCCACACGCTTTCGGTGCTCTCCCTGACAGTGCTCGCGCTCTCGGACGCCCCCTTGTGGGCGCTTTTCCTCGCCGCGGTGCCCACCGGCGCCTCGCAGCCGCAGATCAGCCCCATGGTGCGGGCCCGCTGGGGCGTCAAGCTCCAGGACACCCCGCTCGCGGGCACGGCGGCCGCCTTCGAGTCCGTCACGGACGAGCTGACGTTCGTCCTCGGCCCGCTCTTCGCGACCGCGCTGTGCACGACCATCGACCCGGCCGCCGGACTCTTCACGGAGGCCGGACTCACGCTGGTCGGCGGCCTGCTGTTCGCCGCCCAGAAGAGCACCCAGCCCAAGCCCGCCTCCCGCGAGGAGCACGCGCGCGTGGAGCACGTCTCCGCGCTGCGGATCCCCGGTGTACGCGTCCTGATCGTCACCTTCCTCGGCATCGGCGCCGTCTTCGGCGGTATGCAGGTCTCGCTGGCCGCCTTCACCGAGTCCATCGGCGAACCCGGCCTGAACGGCGTCCTGTACGGCACGTTCGCGGCGGGCAACATGCTCTCCGGGCTGGTCTGCGGCGCCATCGTCTGGAAGATCGCCCCGCAGCGGCGCCTCCTCGTCGGGTACGCGGCGCTGACCCTGATGGCCTCCGGGCTGTGGGCCGCGCACTCCGTGGCGCTGCTCGCCGGTCTGGGACTTCTGGTCGGCGTCTGCATCGCGCCCGCGCTGATCACCGGCTACACCCTGGTCGACCGTCTCGTGGCCCCGTCCGGGCGTACGGAGGCGTTCACTTGGCTCACCGGAGCCGTCGCGCTCGGCCAGGCCGCCGCCGTCACGGTCGCGGGACAGCTGGAGGACCACTTCTGGGACGGCGCCGGATTCCTGGTGCCGCTGGGCGGTACGGCACTGGCCCTCGCGGTGCTCGTGAGCCTGCGCTCGCGGCTCGTACCGCGGTCCGTCGGACGCACCGTGGCACGTGGCGTGGGTCACCGCGAGCCGGTCACGGTGGACTGA
- the pflA gene encoding pyruvate formate-lyase-activating protein, whose amino-acid sequence MAVLLDTATPAAAVTRRPVTGSLHSWDLSTGVDGPGTRFVTFLSGCPLTCLYCHNPDTWRMRDGKRTTADDVIAEAAKYTRFISAAGGGATVSGGEPLLQPVFTGELLHRLKHELGLHTALDTSGFLGVRATDALLRDVDLVLLDIKSWDRETYKKVTGRPLQPTLDFARRLADLGKDVWVRFVLVPGLTDDPENIEGVARFAASLGNVSRVDVLPFHKLGEAKWSALGKDFTLRDTPSPTPGQVAAAKEIFAAQGLTAV is encoded by the coding sequence ATGGCTGTCCTGCTCGACACGGCGACCCCGGCGGCCGCGGTCACCCGGCGACCGGTCACCGGATCCCTCCACTCCTGGGACCTGTCCACCGGCGTCGACGGACCGGGCACCCGCTTCGTCACGTTCCTCTCCGGGTGCCCGCTGACCTGCCTGTACTGCCACAACCCCGACACGTGGCGGATGCGGGACGGCAAGCGGACCACCGCCGACGACGTGATCGCGGAGGCAGCCAAGTACACCAGGTTCATCTCGGCTGCGGGAGGGGGAGCCACGGTCAGCGGCGGCGAGCCCCTCCTGCAGCCCGTCTTCACCGGTGAACTGCTGCATCGCCTCAAGCACGAACTGGGCCTGCACACCGCCCTCGACACCTCGGGCTTCCTCGGCGTGCGCGCCACCGACGCCCTGCTCCGTGACGTCGACCTCGTGCTCCTCGACATCAAGTCCTGGGACCGCGAGACGTACAAGAAGGTCACCGGGCGTCCCCTGCAGCCGACCCTCGACTTCGCCCGCCGCCTCGCGGACCTGGGCAAGGACGTCTGGGTGCGCTTCGTCCTCGTCCCCGGCCTCACCGACGACCCGGAGAACATCGAGGGCGTCGCCCGCTTCGCCGCCTCGCTCGGCAACGTCTCGCGCGTCGACGTGCTGCCCTTCCACAAGCTGGGCGAGGCGAAGTGGTCCGCCCTCGGCAAGGACTTCACCCTGCGCGACACCCCCTCGCCCACCCCCGGGCAGGTGGCCGCGGCCAAGGAGATCTTCGCAGCTCAGGGGCTCACGGCTGTCTGA
- a CDS encoding S-methyl-5'-thioadenosine phosphorylase translates to MVNTANATRAEIGVIGGSGFYSFLDNVTELQVDTPYGAPSDSLFIGDLAGRRVAFLPRHGRGHHLPPHRINYRANLWALRSVGVRQVLGPCAVGGLRPEFGPGTLLVPDQLVDRTKSRTQTYFDGVPLPDGSIPNVVHVSLADPYCPVGRGAALKAARGREWEPVDGGTLVVIEGPRFSTRAESIWHAAQGWSVVGMTGHPEAVLARELELCYTSLTLVTDLDAGAESGEGVSHEEVLQVFAANVDRLRTVLFDAVAGLPAEGERDCLCAGALGGMDLGIRLP, encoded by the coding sequence ATGGTGAATACGGCGAACGCGACGCGGGCCGAAATCGGTGTCATCGGCGGCTCCGGCTTCTACTCCTTCCTCGACAACGTGACCGAACTCCAGGTCGACACCCCCTACGGAGCGCCGAGCGACTCGCTCTTCATCGGTGACCTCGCCGGGCGGCGGGTCGCGTTCCTGCCCCGGCACGGCCGCGGCCACCATCTGCCGCCGCATCGCATCAACTACCGGGCCAACCTGTGGGCGTTGCGCTCCGTGGGCGTACGGCAGGTGCTCGGCCCGTGTGCGGTGGGCGGGCTGCGGCCCGAGTTCGGGCCCGGGACGCTGCTGGTGCCCGATCAGCTCGTGGACCGCACGAAATCGCGTACGCAGACGTACTTCGACGGGGTTCCGTTGCCCGACGGAAGCATCCCGAACGTCGTGCACGTGTCGCTCGCGGACCCGTACTGCCCCGTCGGGCGCGGCGCCGCGCTGAAGGCGGCCCGCGGGCGGGAGTGGGAGCCGGTGGACGGCGGGACCCTCGTGGTGATCGAGGGGCCACGGTTCTCGACCCGCGCCGAATCGATCTGGCATGCGGCGCAGGGCTGGTCGGTGGTGGGCATGACCGGACACCCGGAGGCCGTGCTCGCCCGGGAACTGGAGCTCTGCTACACCTCATTGACACTGGTGACGGACCTGGACGCCGGTGCGGAGAGCGGCGAGGGTGTCTCGCATGAGGAGGTGCTCCAGGTGTTCGCGGCGAATGTGGACCGGCTGCGGACGGTGCTGTTCGACGCGGTGGCGGGGCTGCCGGCGGAGGGCGAGCGGGACTGCCTGTGTGCGGGGGCGCTGGGCGGGATGGATTTGGGGATTCGGCTGCCGTGA